GACGTGGTAGTCGGTGAGACGTGAATCGGGGACCGGGTAGTCGGTGCTGACGAACTGAGCGCCCGAGGCCAGGGCCTTGTCGCGCATGGTCGTGGAGCCGTCGCGGGCCTGTCGGGTGTCGGCGTCAGCGCGGGTGCGGACCATGAATCCGGCTTTCACCAATCGCTGAATGGCCTCGAAGTCCTTGATAGGGTCGTTCATCTTGAACCAGGCGGCGGCCGGGTTCTTCTCGTCGACGCTGGCGAACATCAGCCGGCCGGCCAGCGCGGGATGCCCCTGAAGATAGGTTTCTCGCTCGGCCCCGGTGTTGTCGAGGGCGAACATGACGCGGCCGCGGACGGCGTCGAGTTTCGGCCAGCCTCGGGTATGGATCGCGTCCGGAAGGGAGGCGGATTCGCCTCGGACGTCGTCCGGCGTCAGGATCTCCTCGCGAGGGAAGACGGAGAGGATCTCGGCCTCCAGCGCGGCCAGACGCTCGGCGTCGAACGGGACTGCCTTCCCGGTGATTCGAGCGGTTTCGGGCGTCTTCAACTCGACAAGGATCATGAGCGGGACGTGTCTTGGGTTGGCCTGAGACCAGGCGCGGACCTGTTGGAGAGCGTCGACGAGGGTGGGCGCGGTGGTGCGATAGTCGACCCCCGGGACGTGCAGCACCTTGATGCCTGGCTTGCGGAGGCGGCCGTCGGGATCAGCCTCCGGCCCAGCGTCCTTGCCCGTCAGGAGGGCGAGCTTGCGGATCGGCGGATCGGCGAACAGACCGCCTTCAGGATCGGCGAAGACGTCGAGTTCGATCTGCCGGATCTTTCGGCTCTGAAACTGCTCCGCCAACGGAGGATGCGTGTACTGGAGGTTCTCCGCCCCTCGCACGTTGGCTCGCGCGATCACCTCCAGAACGCCCGGCGCGGGCTCGATGTGGTAGGAGTTGTGCGAACCGACGACCTGGATCTGATTGAGCCGAACGTCATCGGCTGCCGCGACGCCGAGGAATAAAACCGGAAGTCCGAGCACGGCGAGAAATCGATGCGGGGCCATGGCAGGTTTCCTGGAGAGGGGAGGGCGATCGACGCTGCAGTCGCTCATTCTCCGA
This sequence is a window from Paludisphaera rhizosphaerae. Protein-coding genes within it:
- a CDS encoding phosphatidylinositol-specific phospholipase C1-like protein, with product MAPHRFLAVLGLPVLFLGVAAADDVRLNQIQVVGSHNSYHIEPAPGVLEVIARANVRGAENLQYTHPPLAEQFQSRKIRQIELDVFADPEGGLFADPPIRKLALLTGKDAGPEADPDGRLRKPGIKVLHVPGVDYRTTAPTLVDALQQVRAWSQANPRHVPLMILVELKTPETARITGKAVPFDAERLAALEAEILSVFPREEILTPDDVRGESASLPDAIHTRGWPKLDAVRGRVMFALDNTGAERETYLQGHPALAGRLMFASVDEKNPAAAWFKMNDPIKDFEAIQRLVKAGFMVRTRADADTRQARDGSTTMRDKALASGAQFVSTDYPVPDSRLTDYHVALPGGVVAHSNPISGDRAWDGRDLEKQD